The window GACAGCCCCACCACGTCGGTGCCGTCGAAGATGACCTCGCCGTCGGTGGGCTCGATGAGGCGCAGGATGGTGCGGCCGACCGTCGTCTTGCCCGAACCCGACTCGCCCACGAGGCCGAGCACCTCGCCGCGGTTGACGTAGAAGCTGACGTCGTTCACCGCCTTGACGTGCCCCACGGTGCGCGAGAGGATACCGCCGCGGATCGGGAACCACTTCCTGAGGTGGTTGACTTCCATGAGGGGCGTGGCGTCCCTGGTCATGCGTGGGCCTCCTCCCTGATCTCCCGCCAGCGCACGCAGCGCACCATGTGGCCGTTACCGGCGTCCTCCAGGGGCGGGATCTCCTGGTCGCACACCCCGGGGACCGCGTACTTGCAGCGCGGGTGGAAGGCGCACCCGGGCGGCAGGAAGAGCGGGTTGGGCACGTTTCCGGGGATGGCCTCAAGCCGCTGCTGGTTGACGGCGCTCTCGTCGACGCGCGGCACCGAGTTCAAGAGGCCCATGGTGTAGGGGTGCAACGGGTCTTTGTAGGTGTTGACCACGTCGGCCTCTTCGACCGCCCGGCCCGCGTACATCACCACGACGCGGTCGGCCATCTCGGCGACCACGCCCAGGTCGTGGGTGATGAACATGATCGACATGCCGATCTCTTCCTGCAGCTTTTTCATCAGCTCCAGGATCTGCGCCTGAATGGTGACGTCGAGGGCGGTGGTGGGCTCGTCGGCGATGAGCAGGCTGGGGTTGCAGGAAAGCGCCATCGCGATCATCACGCGCTGGCGCATCCCGCCCGACATCTGGTGCGGGTAGTTCTTCAGGCGTTTGTGGGGTTCGGGAATGCCCACCAGATCGAGCATGTCGGCGGCCAGCTCCAGCGCCTCCTTCTTGCT of the Oceanithermus desulfurans genome contains:
- a CDS encoding ABC transporter ATP-binding protein; amino-acid sequence: MNDKRLLEVKGLKVHFKTDEGIVKAVDGVSYHIDKGETLAVVGESGSGKSVSALAMMRLIPMPPGMIAGGEIHFRGKDGEVKELLSLPEHEMRRIRGNDIAMIFQEPMTSLNPVYTVGDQIAEAIVLHQGKSKKEALELAADMLDLVGIPEPHKRLKNYPHQMSGGMRQRVMIAMALSCNPSLLIADEPTTALDVTIQAQILELMKKLQEEIGMSIMFITHDLGVVAEMADRVVVMYAGRAVEEADVVNTYKDPLHPYTMGLLNSVPRVDESAVNQQRLEAIPGNVPNPLFLPPGCAFHPRCKYAVPGVCDQEIPPLEDAGNGHMVRCVRWREIREEAHA